From the Lactobacillus sp. PV034 genome, the window GCACAACCTCTCTGGGCTCCTTTAGTTGAAACTGATCCCGATGAAAAAGAGAAACTTGCAGTTGTCCGAAAAGGAATAGAGGAAATCAAAGATCAAGATTTTGATACTTTAATTTTAGGTTGTACTCATTATCCACTATTAATGGATGAAATTAAGGCTAATTTAGACCCCTCAAAGCAAATTCTAGATCCTGCTGATCAAGTGGCTCAGTATACATATAATGTTCTTAAACGCGATAATATGCTTGCTCAGGGAAAAGCTGAGCATGAATACTTTACTACCGCTACTAATACAGAGAAATTTAACAAATTGGCACAAAAATGGATGGAAGATTCTTCTATTCAATCTAAGCATGTTGATGATTAAAAGAAGTGGAAGTTAAAATGAAACCAGATACCTTATTATTTGCTACCAATAATCAAAATAAAGCTAAAGAAGTAGCTGAAGCACTAAAAAAGGCAAATTTTCCTTTAAAGGTCATCACTAACCGCGACTTAGTTGATCCACCTGAAGTTGTTGAAAGTGGCACAACATTTTTAGCAAATGCCAAATTAAAAGCGCATGCTTTAGCAGAGTTTAGTAATTTACCAACTCTTGCTGACGATTCTGGACTTAAAGTAGATAAATTAAATGGTGCACCCGGAGTTCATTCCGCCCGTTTCGCTGGAGAAGCTCATAATGATGCCTTAAATAATGCCAAGTTATTAGCAGAATTAGGTGGAGTACCAGAAGAAGAAAGAACAGCTACTTTTCATACGACGATGGTAGTTGCATGGCCAGAACATTTTGATGATGATCTAGTGACTGAGGGCGAGATTAAAGGACGAATTCTTACTTATCCTCAGGGTGAAGGGAAGTTTGGTTATGATCCATTATTTTTTGTCCCTAATAAAGGCAAAACTTTTGCTGAAATGACAACTGATGAAAAAAATAGTATTTCTCACCGAGGACAGGCTCTAAGAAAATTATTAGCTGAACTACCAGCTTGGTGGCAAAAGATGGAAAAATTAACTAAGTAAAAAAGTGGAAGAAAGATAAAACTTTCTTCCACTTTTATTTTTAGCTTAGTGCAATATTATGTTTTTTTAGAGCTTTAATATATTCACTAAGATAAGTATTTTTAACTTTGGCTTCCCAGCCTGATACTACTTGGAAGTGAATATTATAAGTTAAAATATTACCATTTTGTCCTGTAAGACCAACGATGGTTGGGCCCTTTTTTATTCTTCGTTTAAAAGTGCCTTTAAGCAATTCATTAGTGGTTTCAATAATTTGGTTTAATTCATGTAAATCGGTAGTTACACTTACTTGGAGGTTAATATCGACTCCGATGCCACCTCGAGTTACATTTTCAACCACGGTAATATTGCGATTAGGAATATAAGTAATAGTTCCATCATAGTTTTTAAGGCGAGTAGTACGTAAGCCAAGAGCTTGTACGGTTCCAGTATAATTTCCAATTTTGACAATATCTCCAACATCGAATTGGCCTTCACTTAAAATTACTAGGCCATTTACCATATCGCTTACAAAGCCTTGTGCACCCATCCCTAAAGCTAGGGAAACAATTCCAGCACTGGCTACTAAGGTTCCAACAGGTAAGCCGAGAATTGAAAGTACACTATATAAATAAAACAGGAGTAGGGTATATTGAAAAATATTCATTGAAAGCTCAGAGAGGGTGCGCTTTCGACCAGTAATTTTATTCTTAAATTTAGAATTATTAATGACATATTTTGCAATGAGAGTTTTCCCAATTCGCCAAATTATTAAGAAAATTACTGAGGTAATTGCAAGCTGAATTGTCTTTCCCAGTAAATTATGAGCAACATCATCCCAATCAATGGGGGAAATTTTGTTGGAAGTTGCTTTATATTTTGAAACAAATGAAGAATAATTCATCTCATAACTCCTTTACTTTGATGTTTGTAGTATATCAAATTATCGGAGGCTATTCATTGCTTGCTTAATTAATTAATGCTAGACTTTAAAGTGAATAGGAATTATTGATGGAGGTAATTTATGACTATTTCATTTGGTGCTCTAGCTGGATTAATTGCTGCTATTGCTTTTCTTATTTTAGTTTTATTTACACTTCCAATATTGGTTAAGTCAGTAAAAACAATTAATAAAGTAAATGTAACTTTAGATAGTACAAATAAAACTATTAATGAGCTCACTGCTCAAGCTTCAGTATTAATGAAGCAAACAGAGGATTTACTTGATAAAAGTAATGATTTATTAGCTGATATAAATAAAAAGTCTGAAGATCTTGATCCAGTTGTTAAAGCAGCAGCAGATTTAGGTCGAAGCGTTTCCGGAATTAATGAATCTTCAAAAGATTTGGTAAACCGCATGGCAAAAAATCATGCTAGAAGAAGAAGCTTTAGCATTTTAGGTTCATTAACAAGCCGAATTTTTGCTAGACGTAAACGTAGAAATGGTGAAGATTAAATTATAAAGGAGATCTTGCATTATGAAAAAAGTATTTAGTTTTGCATTAGGAAGTATTGTTGGTTTGGGTGCAGGTTTAATTGCAGCATCAATGTTTCTTCCAGATGATACCGAAGATGAATTAAAAAAGAAAATCTCAGAGAATGATAAAATTCAAAATTTAAAGGAAAAATATAATAAGGGAACTGAAGTGCTCAGAACTCAATTAAAATCTTTCCCAAAGAGTGTTGATGATGATTCTGAATTGAAAGACTTTGACGATATTGTCATTGATGGCTCTGCAGATGATTTAGGTGAAGACGAAAAAGCTGATAAGAATGCTGTTTCTGATTTATCTAATGCCGAAGCTGATAAGAATTAATCACTTTCTTTATCCAGTAAATTAAAAGGACTGAAGTAGATATTGACTTCAGTCCTTTTTGTCATTCTATTAATCCTTTGCCGGAATATATTTTAGGTCTTTCGGAGTATGGGTAAAGGTTTCAAAGCCATGATTAGTTACAACACCACAGTCTTCAATTCTGACTCCTGCTACATTTGGAATGTAAATACCGGGTTCGATTGAAAAACACATTCCCTCTTGAAGGACAATGTCATTGCCTTCCATAATTTGTGGTTCTTCATGAACATTTAAGCCAATACCATGACCTAAACGGTGTATAAAGTATTCTCCATAGCCAGCTTTAGTAATAATATCTCTAGCTACAGCATCAAGTTCTGCAGCAGTGATTCCAGGTTTTGCAGCATCGATAGCAGCTTGTTGGGCTTCACGGTCTACTTCGTAGATTTCCTTTTCTAAATCTGTCGGAGTACCATAAGCTACTGTACGACTTGAATCCGATGCATAACCATTATGCATGGTTCCAAGATCAAATAAAACTAATTCGTTAGGCTCAATTTTGTTCATAGTAGGACCTAGGTGAGGATTAGCTGCATTTTTACCGGCCTGTACAATCGTTTCAAAACTTGTATGCATAACACCTTTTTGGAGTTTTAATTGATAATCAATTTGTCCGGCAACGTAACGTTCGGTAACTCCATTGCGTAAAGCATCGAATCCAACAGTGAAAGCAAAATCAGCTTCCTCTCCTGCAGCCTTCAGTTGTTTGATTTCGTCTTCAGTTTTAACTAAACGTGCCTTTGCAATAAAAGGCGAAACATTGGCAGCGAAAATTGAATTAGGAAAAGCAATTTTTAATTGTTCAGAGCGATCAACAGATAGATGATTTTTTTCAATCGCAATATTTGCAACAGAATTGACTTTATTTTTGACTAAACTTGCAATTTTTTCCCAAGGATTTTCGTGATCAAGATAGCCATAAACATCACCATCCCATGCTGAAGCCTTAGCTTCTTCAACATTAAGCTCTGGAGCAAAAATAAATGCTGGAGCATCTTTAAATGCAAGTAATGCAAAAATTCTTTCATGTGGCTCCATACTATAACCAGTAAAATAATTGATACTAAGTGGATCTGATATATAGGCAACATCGTTATTGGTATCAATTAACCATTGTTGTAACTTATCAAGATTTTTCATAGAATAGCTCCTTTTTGGATTAACTTGTTAAGGTGAGTATAGCATAATTTTTGCGAAAGAAGTTTGAAATTACATGATAAAACTTGCAATGAAGAAGTATTATTGATAAGTTAAGAAGGAATGGAGTGTGAAAACGGATGCAAAAACAGGAAGTTACAATTTATGATGTTGCCCGCGAAGCTAAAGTTTCGATGGCAACTGTTTCACGTGTTGTAAACGGCAATAATAATGTTCGTAAGGAAACACGAGATCGTGTACTTAAAGTAATAGAGCGTCTCCACTATCAACCAAATGCTGTCGCACAAGGTCTAGCTTCGAAAAAGACAACTACTGTTGGACTTATTGTGCCTGACTTTTCTAACTTACACTTTGCAGAGCTATCTCAAGGAATAAATGATATTGCAACTTTATATAAGTACAATATTCTTTTATCTAGTGTTGGAAATACTTTAGTCGGGGATGATCATGTAATTCAAAACTTACTTAATAAACAAGTTGACGGCATTATTTATATGGCTGATCAAATTTCTGAAAAGGGTAAAGAAACTTTATTAAGATCAAAAATTCCCGTAGTATTAGCAGGCACTTTATCTGAAAATAAGGAAACATTTGGTAGTGTTGCAATTGATTATAAAAAGGCAGTAGAAGAGTCACTTGAAATCTTTTATCAAAATGGAAAAAGAAACTTTGCTCTTGTTCTAAATAATCCTGAAACTTATTTAAGTAGCAAGGAATTAATTCCTGCATTTAATCAATTTGCTCAAGAGCATAAATTGAGTAATAATCATGTTTATAGTGATATCTCAACCTATGAGGATGGTTATAACTTAGTTGATCAATTAAGACAAGATAAGATTGATGCAGTTATTACGCTAAAAGATATGACTGCAGGTGGTATTATCAATGGAGCCCTAGAAAAGGGAATGACTATCCCAAAGCAATTAGAAATTATTTCAGCTGGATCAACAAATGTAGCCAAATTGGTAAATCCTCAACTAACTGTAGTCCAACAACCTCTTTATGATATTGGTGCTATGGCAATGAGAATGTTGACTAAATTAATGAATAATGAAACAGTCGAGGACAAAAATATCAAGGTTCCTTATCTTTTATTAAGAGGTAAGACGACTCTTTAATTAGATAATAAAAAGAACGGAAGTTAGCTTCCGTTCTTTTTTATTGCCCGTTATTTTCCGAGACTTGATTATTTTCCGTTGCTGCTTCAGCACTATCTGCATTAGTAGAGGGTGCTGCTTCATTGTTTGAAACTGAGGCATCGGCAGCATTGCTTGTGTCATTAGATTTAT encodes:
- a CDS encoding DUF1269 domain-containing family protein, which translates into the protein MKKVFSFALGSIVGLGAGLIAASMFLPDDTEDELKKKISENDKIQNLKEKYNKGTEVLRTQLKSFPKSVDDDSELKDFDDIVIDGSADDLGEDEKADKNAVSDLSNAEADKN
- a CDS encoding XTP/dITP diphosphatase, producing the protein MKPDTLLFATNNQNKAKEVAEALKKANFPLKVITNRDLVDPPEVVESGTTFLANAKLKAHALAEFSNLPTLADDSGLKVDKLNGAPGVHSARFAGEAHNDALNNAKLLAELGGVPEEERTATFHTTMVVAWPEHFDDDLVTEGEIKGRILTYPQGEGKFGYDPLFFVPNKGKTFAEMTTDEKNSISHRGQALRKLLAELPAWWQKMEKLTK
- a CDS encoding mechanosensitive ion channel family protein translates to MNYSSFVSKYKATSNKISPIDWDDVAHNLLGKTIQLAITSVIFLIIWRIGKTLIAKYVINNSKFKNKITGRKRTLSELSMNIFQYTLLLFYLYSVLSILGLPVGTLVASAGIVSLALGMGAQGFVSDMVNGLVILSEGQFDVGDIVKIGNYTGTVQALGLRTTRLKNYDGTITYIPNRNITVVENVTRGGIGVDINLQVSVTTDLHELNQIIETTNELLKGTFKRRIKKGPTIVGLTGQNGNILTYNIHFQVVSGWEAKVKNTYLSEYIKALKKHNIALS
- a CDS encoding M24 family metallopeptidase — protein: MKNLDKLQQWLIDTNNDVAYISDPLSINYFTGYSMEPHERIFALLAFKDAPAFIFAPELNVEEAKASAWDGDVYGYLDHENPWEKIASLVKNKVNSVANIAIEKNHLSVDRSEQLKIAFPNSIFAANVSPFIAKARLVKTEDEIKQLKAAGEEADFAFTVGFDALRNGVTERYVAGQIDYQLKLQKGVMHTSFETIVQAGKNAANPHLGPTMNKIEPNELVLFDLGTMHNGYASDSSRTVAYGTPTDLEKEIYEVDREAQQAAIDAAKPGITAAELDAVARDIITKAGYGEYFIHRLGHGIGLNVHEEPQIMEGNDIVLQEGMCFSIEPGIYIPNVAGVRIEDCGVVTNHGFETFTHTPKDLKYIPAKD
- a CDS encoding substrate-binding domain-containing protein, which produces MQKQEVTIYDVAREAKVSMATVSRVVNGNNNVRKETRDRVLKVIERLHYQPNAVAQGLASKKTTTVGLIVPDFSNLHFAELSQGINDIATLYKYNILLSSVGNTLVGDDHVIQNLLNKQVDGIIYMADQISEKGKETLLRSKIPVVLAGTLSENKETFGSVAIDYKKAVEESLEIFYQNGKRNFALVLNNPETYLSSKELIPAFNQFAQEHKLSNNHVYSDISTYEDGYNLVDQLRQDKIDAVITLKDMTAGGIINGALEKGMTIPKQLEIISAGSTNVAKLVNPQLTVVQQPLYDIGAMAMRMLTKLMNNETVEDKNIKVPYLLLRGKTTL
- a CDS encoding DUF948 domain-containing protein — its product is MTISFGALAGLIAAIAFLILVLFTLPILVKSVKTINKVNVTLDSTNKTINELTAQASVLMKQTEDLLDKSNDLLADINKKSEDLDPVVKAAADLGRSVSGINESSKDLVNRMAKNHARRRSFSILGSLTSRIFARRKRRNGED